One Dermatophagoides farinae isolate YC_2012a chromosome 1, ASM2471394v1, whole genome shotgun sequence genomic region harbors:
- the LOC142598197 gene encoding uncharacterized protein LOC142598197 — MRLIQKLERKLSFRRKQLISDSSTTNFSKSFNKNDKENVESSSIKVSETEFSGYIRFNNCLVSTMSVPDSSYKLVDIKIRNRCEPIRSENLRNLPQAKPASNHSDNQHSLYGCKEMFDKNHIYDVVGQPSLVNHEHDYYHSRNRIRTNPWYNSRSGLNIKQSDDIHHYEYIDWEDTQDVQSLSSPISGKNLSTFDRPIHKSPNVQQQKLSSIIKTKPFKQSESNVRLKKSIENPYEQLPYDNSFDAMLNHNYCTESKIEKKNNNDHSTTRFSHSRTKLIAAINNKQKQINNDHSNCYKRSPYQMKFDTTNNNNNFCLKRKFIQNKDDISSSSSRAIKRRKNDHHVNVSSSSSSSPALSKKRSRKIDRLKFELKEIVHVAIREAKNEDSHILF; from the coding sequence ATGCGATTGATACAGAAATTGGAACGAAAATTAAGTTTTCGTCGTAAACAATTGATATCCGATTCATCCACTACAAATTTTTctaaatcattcaataaaaatgataaagaaaatgtagaatcatcatccattaaaGTATCAGAAACGGAATTCAGTGGTTATATTCGATTTAATAATTGTTTGGTAAGCACAATGTCCGTTCCGGATTCTTCATACAAATTAGTCGATATTAAAATACGAAATCGTTGTGAACCAATTCGTTCAGAGAATCTGAGAAATCTACCTCAAGCAAAACCAGCCAGCAATCATAGTGATAATCAACATTCTTTGTATGGATGCAAAGAAATGTTTGATAAGAATCACATATATGATGTTGTTGGTCAACCATCATTAGTCAATCATGAACATGATTATTACCATTCACGTAATCGAATACGAACAAATCCATGGTATAATTCTCGTTCCGGTCTGAACATCAAACAATCtgatgatattcatcattatgaatataTCGATTGGGAAGATACCCAGGAtgttcaatcattatcatcgccAATAtctggaaaaaatttatcaactTTTGATCGACCAATCCACAAATCACCAAACGTCCAGCAACAAAAactatcatcaatcatcaaaacaaaaccattCAAACAGAGTGAATCTAATGTTCGTCTAAagaaatcgattgaaaatcCATATGAACAACTTCCATATGATAACTCTTTTGATGCAATGCTCAATCACAATTATTGTACGGAAAGTAaaatcgaaaagaaaaataataatgatcactcaacaacaagattttCTCATTCAAGAACAAAACTTATTGCTGCtataaataacaaacaaaaacaaatcaacaatgatcattCCAATTGTTACAAACGATCACcatatcaaatgaaattcgatacaacaaataataataataatttctgtTTGAAAaggaaattcattcaaaacaaggacgatatttcatcatcatcatcacgtgcaataaaaagaagaaaaaatgatcatcatgtaaatgtatcatcatcatcatcatcatcgccagcATTATCGAAGAAACGATCCCGAAAAATTGATCGactaaaatttgaattaaaagAAATCGTACATGTAGCCATACGTGAAGCCAAGAATGAAGATTCACATATAttattctga
- the lbk gene encoding leucine-rich repeats and immunoglobulin-like domains protein lambik, translated as MIRMKKYDQIFILVISILFIIFIDNKCSSDKIGCPKRCNCFSTVVNCANKEYRIIPDLPTWTESLYMNDNPLETFSSHASPLIISPNNLTFIDLTRTRLRFVDSDVLTTVFNDVHYIQKSLTNIHFNENELTQFPLINYANNLRSLSLASNNLNYDSIQRIDISFIYPHLEYLDLSDNLIKIIPKHFLSSSIMSNLTHLILNNNDIETIEEDAFELFPNLKVLKISKNNIQIISKSWLGRLIHLRELDLNYNQIDKIDILAFEALESLISLKMRRNKLNNLDDGSFWGLSNLQKINLDHNNISEIKEGWIYGLESLKEFSIKHNSIIKIGDNVWNSLRSLIEINLNFNRLQHIRLKTFDKLSSLQTLKLSNNNISYVDDNSFRSLKNLETLDMSYNKLSWTLEGSSGFFNGLGHLKELRLNNNQIRLIYKHTFNGLSSLSMLNLTANPLSSIQKDSFQWFNNLNRIHLEQVDLLCDCTMKWLNEWLQANQIRRQFARKIHCKHPHDLAIRTINSFLDIKPEEFKCQDFLKPYLIEDFKNLTKPIAAIKNQEIRFNCKVATSSNDKIIFKWFKDSQLIEHDRAIMENVAQPYSENVTHYTSILHLVNIQDEDQGKYHCMASNSYGSVYSHKFSVNVYVAPYFIKRPHNVTVRVGHTAKLECAAKGQPGPIVSWQKDGGDNFPAAMERRMHVMPADDVFFIVEVKKSDMGSYSCHATNDAGSIVSTAYLNVIEIPSFVRKMVDKKSQIGSTVSLECMAAGIPIPQIVWFKDGHMLQPTDRHFFTAEGQILIIVKSKPSDQGLYSCNISNTYGTTSDSSYLEIITISERNSDDFIASYVYMIRKHSLIVIAVLICVVITSLAWIAVICYIRKKHNSDLMKTYENNPKSGNLCYMESSTNFDPISKSTEYESDFYSDSSSALDTGIEGSCQSNEEGIFREYNSLPRKNYPIPINSALIPIRNTNSLPRNNYKHFVSCQQIHSPPVLSSKAERIRIKKLKQEILNKHRNNLPPDMSNDDNDDDNFYLGNIQMAERQPSLYHYQSKISRTFSNRDIVR; from the exons atgattcgaatgaaaaaatatgaccAGATTTTCATTCTGGTCATATccatattattcatcattttcatcgataataaaTGTTCATCGGACAAAATTGGTTGTCCAAAACGTTGCAATTGTTTCTCAACCGTTGTTAATTGTGCTAATAAAGAATATCGAATTATACCCGATTTGCCCACATGGACCGAatcattatatatgaatgataatccattggaaacattttcatcacatGCTTCACCATTGATAATATCACCAAATAATTTAACATTCATCGATTTGACACGTACTCGTTTAAGATTTGTTGATTCGGATGTTCTAACAACtgttttcaatgatgttCATTATATACAGAAAAGTTTaacaaatattcatttcaatgaaaatgaacttACACAATTTCCATTGATTAATTATGCAAATAATTTACGTTCATTAAGCTTGGCGAGCAACAACTTGAATTATGATTCTATTCAACGAATcgacatttcattcatatatccTCATCTTGAATATCTTGATCTATCGgataatttaatcaaaatcataccGAAACATTTCCTTTCCTCATCTATAATGTCCAATCTTACTCATCTaatattgaacaacaatgacattgAAACCATCGAAGAAGATGCTTTTGAATTGTTTCCAAATTTAAAAGTattaaaaatttccaaaaataacatccaaataatttcaaaatcatggCTCGGTAGACTTATTCATCTAAGAGAACttgatttaaattataatcaaatcgataaaatcGATATTCTTGCTTTTGAAGCTTTGGAATCATTGATATCGTTGAAAATGCGTCgaaacaaattgaacaatcttgatgatggatcattTTGGGGCCTATCTAATTTACAGAAAATTAATCTAGATCACAACAATATCAGTGAAATTAAGGAAGGTTGGATTTATGGCCTAGAATCATTGAAAGAATTCAGTATCAAACATAATTCGATTATAAAAATTGGTGACAATGTATGGAATTCTCTTCGTAGTTTGATCGAAATAAATCTCAACTTTAATCGTTTACAACATATTCGattgaaaacattcgatAAATTAAGCTCAttacaaacattgaaattatccaacaacaacatctcttacgttgatgataattctttTCGATCGTTGAAGAATCTAGAAACATTGGATATGTCTTACAACAAATTATCATGGACATTAGAAGGATCCAGTGGATTTTTTAACGGCCTTGGACATTTAAAAGAATTacgattgaataataatcaaatacgTTTAATCTATAAACATACGTTCAATGGATTATCAAGTCTTTCTATGCTCAATCTTACCGCtaatccattatcatcaattcaaaaagattcatttcaatggtTCAATAATTTAAACAGAATTCATCTAGAACAAGTGGATTTACTTTGTGATTGTACGATGAAATGGCTTAATGAATGGTTACAAGCTAATCAAATACGGCGACAATTTGCccgaaaaattcattgcaaACATCCACATGATCTTGCCATTCGaacaattaattcatttttagaCATTAAACCAGAAGAATTTAAATGTCAAGATTTTCTCAAACCATATTTGATCGAAGATTTCAAGAATTTAACGAAACCAATAGCAGCAATTAAGAATCAAGAAATACGATTCAATTGTAAAGTAGCAACCAGtagtaatgataaaattatattcaaatggTTCAAAGATAgtcaattgattgaacatGACCGTGCCATAATGGAAAACGTTGCACAACCATATTCCGAAAATGTTACTCACTATACCAGTATATTACATTTGGTCAATATACAAGATGAAGATCAAGGCAAATATCATTGTATGGCATCAAATAGCTACGGAAGTGTATATTCTCATAAATTCTCAGTCAATGTCTATGTTGCTCCTTATTTCATTAAACGGCCACATAATGTAACAGTAAGAGTTGGACATACAGCTAAATTAGAATGTGCTGCCAAAGGTCAACCGGGTCCAATTGTTTCATGGCAAAAAGATGGTGGTGACAATTTTCCGGCTGCTATGGAACGTCGAATGCATGTCATGCCTGCCGATGATGTATTCTTTATTGTTGAAGTTAAAAAAAGTGATATGGGATCATACAGTTGTCATGCAACCAATGATGCTGGTTCAATCGTTTCAACGGCCTATCTGAATGTAATCGAAATTCCATCATTTGTACGAAAAATGGTGGataaaaaaagtcaaattgGATCGACTGTTTCATTGGAATGTATGGCTGCTGGTATTCCGATTCCACAAATTGTCTGGTTCAAAGATGGCCATATGTTACAACCAACTGATCGACATTTTTTCACCGCTGAAGGACAAATATTAATTATTGTTAAATCTAAACCATCTGATCAAGGCCTTTATTCATGCAATATTTCAAACACTTATGGAACGACTAGtgattcatcatatttaGAAATCATAACAATTTCGGAAAGAAATTCAGATGATTTTATCGCTTCATATGTTTATATGATACGTAAACATTCATTAATTGTTATTGCTGTTTTAATCTGTGTTGTTATCACATCATTGGCTTGGATCGCTGTCATTTGTTACATTCGTAAAAAACACAACTCGgatttgatgaaaacatATGAAAACAATCCAAAATCCGGAAATCTTTGTTACATGGAATCGTCAACGAATTTTGATCCAATATCTAAATCTACTGAATATGAATCGGATTTTTATTCCGATTCATCTTCTGCATTG GATACTGGTATTGAAGGAAGCTGTCAATCGAATGAAGAGGGAATCTTCAGAGAATATAATTCAttaccaagaaaaaattatccaattCCAATCAATTCTGCACTCATACCGATTCGAAACACAAATTCATTACCACGTAATAATTATAAACATTTTGTTAGTTgtcaacaaattcattcaccaCCCGTTCTATCATCAAAAGCTGAAAGAATTCgtattaaaaaattaaaacaggAAATTCTAAACAAACATCGAAACAATTTACCACCAGATAtgtccaatgatgataatgatgatgataatttttatctAGGAAATATTCAGATGGCCGAAAGACAGCcatcattatatcattatcagtCAAAAATATCGcgaacattttcaaatagaGACATTGTTCgataa
- the LOC124491937 gene encoding protein obstructor-E, with protein sequence MIASISNSLFWFCFCLVFGTILSIQTTQINQNELCRDGKFRLIEHETYCDYYYRCEDGHIIEQKCPNGLVFAGYRRGMIDHCGYPYIVGCPDGVKIMGQSPLNLVNCPWSYGTFAHETSCTRYWQCWNGTGTLQQCPYSLLFNEQIHSCDWPQNVPDCQKHPICNEKPNGAVAIENSCDRYWLCVGGYPRLQRCPAGLAFSIELSKCELDYTVPGCEPVQPSVDSNDVAYNNNGTNDADRDSRGSL encoded by the exons atGATTGCATCTATTTCAAATAGTCTGTTCtggttttgtttctgtttag TTTTTGGTACAATTTTATCAATACAAACTAcccaaatcaatcaaaatgaactTTGTAGAGATGGAAAATTTCGACTAATAGAGCATGAAACATATtgcgattattattatcgttgtgAAGATGGCCatattattgaacaaaaatgtcCAAATGGCTTGGTATTTGCTGGTTATCGCCGTGGtatgattgatcattgtgGTTATCCATACATTGTTGGCTGTCCAGATGGTGTCAAAATTATGGGTC aATCACCATTAAATTTGGTCAATTGTCCATGGAGTTATGGAACATTTGCACATGAAACATCATGTACAAGATATTGGCAATGTTGGAATGGTACCGGTACATTACAACAATGTCCATATTCATTACTTTttaatgaacaaattcattcTTGTGATTGGCCACAAAATGTACCTGATTGTCAAAAACATC CaatttgtaatgaaaaaccTAATGGTGCTGTAGCCATTGAAAATAGTTGCGATAGATATTGGCTTTGTGTTGGTGGCTATCCACGTTTACAACGTTGTCCAGCTGGTTTAGCATTTAGCATTGAATTATCAAAATGTGAACTCGATTATACTGTTCCTGGATG tgAACCTGTACAACCATCTGTTGATAGCAATGATGTCgcatacaataataatggaaccAACGATGCTGATCGTGATTCGCGTGGCTCATTGTGA
- the TyrRS gene encoding LOW QUALITY PROTEIN: tyrosyl-tRNA synthetase (The sequence of the model RefSeq protein was modified relative to this genomic sequence to represent the inferred CDS: deleted 1 base in 1 codon) → MSQESSSEEKFQLISRNVQEILGEDRMKEILKQRDLKIYWGTATTGKPHIAYFVPLCKMSDFLKAGCQVTILFADLHAYLDNMKAPWELLKHRTEYYECLIKTVLESINVPLDKLKFVRGTEYQLSKEFTLDVYRLSSILTEHDAKKAGAEVVKQVQHPMISSLLYPGLQALDEEYLKVDAQFGGIDQRKIFTFAEKYLPMMGYTKRIHLMNPMVPGLTGGKMSSSEEDSKIDLLDSAEDVKRKIKRAFCEPGNIEDNGILSFFKHVLFSLFNEIVVERKFDGNITYTNYMDMEKDFQTQTLHPGDLKQCTEKYLNKLLEPIREKFKDPEFKKLTELAYPKVSKKGGAAQEPGPEILEIRVGRICEIEKHPEADSLYLTKTDVGDPSGPRNIVCGLAQLIPAEELLNRLVVVLCNLKPAKIRGVVSSGMILCASVSEPRKVEPLDPPADSQPGDLILFESFTDNKENTPTTFQIIDPKKKVWEKLKVNLTTSSDRIAQWKYSILKTDKGPISCNSLKDTPIK, encoded by the exons atgtctcaAGAATCGTCtagtgaagaaaaatttcaactaaTTTCCAGAAATGTTCAG gAAATACTCGGTGAAGATCGAATGAAAGAAATACTTAAACAAAGAGATTTAAAAATCTATTGGGGAACGGCTACTACTGGAAAGCCACATATTGCTTATTTTGTTCCATTGTGTAAAATGTCTGATTTCTTAAAAGCCGGATGTCAAGTTACCATTCTTTTCGCTGATCTTCATGCCTATTTGGATAACATGAAAGCACCATGGGAACTACTCAAACATAGAACTGAATATTATGAATGTTTAATCAAAACTGTTCtggaatcaatcaatgtccCATTGgacaaattaaaatttgttCGTGGTACCGAATATCAATTAAGTAAAGAATTTACATTAGATGTATATCGTTTATCATCGATTTTGACTGAACACGATGCTAAAAAAGCTGGTGCTGAAGTAGTCAAACAAGTTCAACATCCAATGATCAGTTCGCTTCTTTATCCTGGACTTCAG GCATTAGATGAAGAATATCTTAAAGTTGATGCACAATTCGGAGGTATAgaccaaagaaaaatatttacatttgCTGAAAAGTATTTGCCAATGATGGGATATACAAAAcggattcatttgatgaaccCAATGG TTCCTGGTTTGACTGGTGGTAAGATGAGCTCATCAGAAGAggattcaaaaattgatttgctTGATTCAGCCGAAGAtgttaaaagaaaaatcaaacgaGCCTTTTGTGAGCCTGGCAACATTGAAGACAATggaatattatcattttttaaacacgtattgttttcattgttcaatgaaattgttgttgaacgaAAATTTGATGGTAATATCACCTATACAAATTATATGGATAtggaaaaagattttcaaacCCAAACATTACATCCCGGTGATTTGAAACAATGTAcggaaaaatatttgaataagCTTCTTGAGCCAATCCGTGAGAAATTTAAAGATcctgaattcaaaaaattgactGAACTAGCATATCCTAAAGTTTCAAAAA AGGGTGGTGCAGCACAGGAACCTGGACCAGAAATTCTTGAGATTCGCGTTGGTCGAATctgtgaaattgaaaaacatccTGAAGCTGATAGCCTTTATTTGACCAAAACTGATGTTGGTGATCCATCCGGACCTCGAAATATTGTCTGTGGACTTGCACAATTGATACCAGCCGAAGAGCTGCTCAACCGTTTGGTCGTTGTTTTATGCAATTTAAAACCAGCGAAAATTCGTGGTGTTGTTTCATCTGGAATGATACTTTGTGCATCTGTATCCGAACCTAGAAAAGTGGAACCATTAGATCCACCGGCTGATAGTCAGCCTGGAGATTTGATATTGTTCGAATCATTCACGGATAACAAAGAAAATACCCCAACAACATTTCAGATAATTGATCCcaagaaaaaagtttggGAAAAACTT AAGGTCAATCTAACTACATCATCAGATCGTATAGCTCAATGGAAATATAGTATTTTAAAAACGGACAAAGGGCCAATTAGTTGTAACAGCTTGAAAGATACACCGATCAAATAA
- the LOC124491932 gene encoding LOW QUALITY PROTEIN: pre-mRNA-splicing factor ATP-dependent RNA helicase DHX16 (The sequence of the model RefSeq protein was modified relative to this genomic sequence to represent the inferred CDS: deleted 1 base in 1 codon), translating into MSSTKRSYVPTDSDSEHEERMKDLKARDEFAQRLQEKDKEKTRNIAVKSDKKGLQEASKRLKLETEDQTLVIPQLRKESRRQYLAKRKDDQLTLLEAAIADEEYLFGKEKLTESEQKRQDYNRKILELARQHDQVSEFANIQRYHIPSEDQTEEYKEVNEGENVPNSEQRKWEEERLGSAMLHFGAKDAKQKNQTKEYDLIVDGIEIDFVKALTLAGDDDIIQDDNENKQMTEKEIKKLSIEETRRSLPVFPFKDDLIAAINDHQVLIIEGETGSGKTTQIPQYLIDAGYTKDGKKIGCTQPRRVAAMSVAARVAEEMNTKLGSLVGYSIRFEDCTSEKTILKYMTDGMLLREFLGEPDLASYSVIIIDEAHERTLHTDILFGLVKDIGRFRPDIKLLISSATLDAEKFSDFFDGAPVFRIPGRRFPVDIYYTKAPEADYIDACVVTILQIHITQKLGDILVFLPGQEEIEQCQELLQERVRRLGTRVKELLIRPIYANLPSDIQAQVFEPTLPNARKVVLATNIAETSITIDNIIYVIDPGYCKQNSFNPRTGMAALVVVPISKASANQRAGRSGRVAPGKCFRLFTAWAFQNELEDSTIPEIQRVHLGNVVLMLKSLGINDIVHFDYLDPPSAEALIIALEQLYALGALNHLGELTRLGRRMAEFPLDPMMSRALLASEKYKCAEEMLTICSMLSVNSSVFYRPKDKAVFADTARKRFFMEGGDHLTLLNVYKQWMDSGYSKQWCMENFIQYRSMCRARDVRDQLEKLMERVEVEVKSCDNDNVAIRKAITSGYFYHTAKLSKGGNYRTIKGNNTVLIHPNSTLFDEMPRCVLYHELVLTTKEYMRQVIEINPLWLLEVAPHYYKPKDIDESGTLGKKMPKQVGKSLADLTRTYPSNE; encoded by the exons ATGTCATCGACAAAACGTTCGTATGTGCCTACTGATTCGGATTCTGAACATGAAGAACGTATGAAAGATCTCAAAGCTCGTGATGAATTTGCACAGCGGTTACAAGAaaaagataaagaaaaaacgcGAAATATAGCTGTCAAAAGTGATAAAAAAGGTCTACAAGAAGCATCGAAACGATTGAAATTAGAAACCGAAGATCAAACATTGGTTATACCGCAATTGCGTAAAGAATCTCGTCGACAATATTTAGCCAAACGTAAAGATGATCAACTGACGCTTTTAGAGGCAGCTATCGCAGATGAAGAATATCTatttggaaaagaaaaactaacCGAAAGTGAACAGAAGCGTCAGGAttataatagaaaaatattAGAACTAGCACGACAACATGATCAAGTTTCCGAATTCGCCAATATACAACGATATCATATTCCAAGTGAAGATCAAACAGAAGAATATAAAGAAGTTAATGAAGGTGAAAATGTTCCAAATTCGGAACAAAGAAAATGGGAAGAAGAACGATTAGGAAGTGCTATGCTTCATTTTGGTGCTAAAGAtgctaaacaaaaaaatcagacGAAAGAATATGATCTTATTGTAGATGGTatcgaaattgattttgtcaaAGCTCTAACACTCGccggtgatgatgacatcatccaagatgacaatgaaaataaacaaatgacagaaaaagaaattaaaaaactaTCCATCGAAGAAACTCGTCGATCATTACCAGTATTTCCATTTAAAGATGATTTAATTGCCgcaatcaatgatcatcaagtGTTGATTATCGAAGGTGAAACTGGTTCAGGAAAAACTACTCAAATTCCTCAATATTTAATTGATGCTGGTTACACTAAAgatggtaaaaaaattggttgtACACAACCACGTCGAGTGGCTGCCATGAGTGTGGCTGCACGTGTTGCCGAAGAGATGAACACAAAACTGGGTTCACTTGTGGGCTATTCAATTCGTTTCGAAGATTGTACAAGTGAAAAAACCATACTTAAATATATGACTGATGGTATGTTATTACGAGAATTCCTTGGCGAACCAGATCTAGCATCGTATTCTGTgataatcatcgatgaaGCACACGAACGAACATTACATACTGATATACTATTTGGT TTGGTCAAAGATATTGGACGTTTTCGACCAGAtattaaattattgatttcatcGGCCACCTTGGATGCGGAAAAATtcagtgatttttttgatggtgCACCAGTATTTCGTATACCTGGTCGACGTTTTCCTGTTGATATTTATTATACTAAAGCACCGGAAGCCGATTATATTGATGCTTGTGTTGTGACCATATTACAGATTCATATCACACAAAAATTGGGAGATATTCTCGTATTTCTTCCTGGACAAgaagaaattgaacaatGTCAGGAATTATTACAAGAACGAGTTCGTAGATTAGGCACTCGTGTAAAAGAATTACTAATAAGACCTATCTACGCTAATCTACCTTCTGATATTCAAGCTCAAGTATTTGAACCAACACTACCAAATGCAAGAAAAGTGGTACTCGCAACAAACATAGCCGAAACATCAATCACAATTGATAATATCATATATGTTATTGATCCTGGTTATTGTAAACAAAATAGTTTTAATCCAAGAACAGGAATGGCAGCTTTAGTGGTAGTACCAATTTCAAAAGCAAGTGCTAATCAACGTGCTGGCCGTTCTGGTCGTGTTGCACCAGGAAAATGTTTCCGATTATTCACAGCATGGGCATTCCAAAATGAGCTTGAAGATTCTACTATACCGGAAATACAACGAGTACATCTTGGAAATGTTGTTCTAATGCTTAAAAGTCTCGGAATCAATGATATCgtacattttgattatttagaTCCACCATCAGCGGAAGCTTTGATCATTGCATTAGAACAACTATATGCTCTTGGAGCTTTGAATCATCTTGGCGAATTAACTCGTTTAGGTAGAAGGATGGCTGAATTTCCATTGGATCCTATGATGTCACGGGCATTGTTAGCTtcagaaaaatataaatgtgCTGAAGAGATGCTTACCATTTGTTCAATGTTAAGTGTAAATTCATCAGTATTTTATCGTCCAAAAGATAAGGCAGTTTTTGCCGATACAGCACGTAAACGATTTTTCATGGAAGGTGGTGATCATCTAACCTTATTAAATGTATACAAACAATGGATGGATTCCGGATATTCAAAACAATGGTGTATGGAAAATTTCATCCAATATCGATCGATGTGTCGAGCAAGAGATGTTCGAgatcaattggaaaaattaatgGAACGTGTAGAAGTTGAAGTCAAATcatgtgataatgataatgtagcCATTCGTAAAGCAATTACATCTGGCTATTTTTACCATACAGCAAAACTAAGTAAAGGTGGAAATTATCGTACAATCAAAGGAAACAATACAGTTTTAATACATCCGAATTCAACATTATTCGATGAAATGCCTCGATGTGTGCTTTATCATGAATTAGTATTGACCACTAAAGAATATATGAGACAAGTGATCGAAATCAATCCATTATGGTTACTTGAAGTGGCACCACATTATTATAAACCTaaagatattgatgaaaGTGGAACGCTTGGTAAAAAGATGCCCAAACAAGTAGGAAAATCATTGGCAGATCTAACTAGAACTTATCCaagcaatgaatga